ctcctcagggaagtggtcacagcaccagcctgacagagttcaggaaggatttggacaatgctctcgGGCACAGGACAGGGTGATTCTTGGGAATGGTGCTGGGAAAGTGTtgggactcaatgatccttgcgggtcccttccaactcaactTTATCAAATGCAGCTCCAGCAAgaattggaaaaatattttccagatgGAACAATAGAGGTGGGGGAAACAGCCAGAAAGGTGTTTGAAAGCACAGGTTCAAGTCAGTCAGGTTAGTCGGGAGGGCTGGCATGAGAGGTGAAGAGGACACAAGGAGGAACTCAACAGACAAAATGTCAGAGAAGGGAGAAACAAAGGGACCTTTCATGGAATCCCTTGGCTGTAGGATGAGGGAAAAGAGACAGTGCAGAATGGAAGGCAGCAAGTagcaaaatataaaaaccaGGCATGGGAGCAGAACTAGAATAGCAATAAATGGATAGGTTACCTGGAGGGAAATGAAAGTATTGATTCCTCAAGTGTTTTGTTCAAAAGCTTTTAAGAATTTTAATCTTCAGTCAGAGCTCTCTAGTACAAAAAATCAAGGCACAGAATCAGTTCCCTCCAGTTTGATAATTCCATTGTTCAAGTGTCTGATATCCAGGTGTCTGATATCCAGAGAAAAGTGAAAGCAGATGAAAAGAACTGAAGCCCATCAGATGAGAAGGACAGAATAGAACATAGTGTAGGGCATACAATGGCATTGATATTGACACTGTAGCAGTATGAGATGCAAAACCCATGTAGCTACCACAAGCCCAGACTTaatatgtttgtttgtttgtcatAAAGGTACCATATGAGCAGAAGTCCAAAATTTTTACTAGCAAAGCATTTGAAGAATAACTATTCTCCTTATTAGAAAAAAGTAGGCTCAGATCCATcacttttcacaaaaaaaaagcaataaaggTTTGTGAGAATCAGGAAAAAGGACAATGGTTGAATAGAGACTGCTAAGTAGTGCTTGAttgaaagcattttcaaatattaaaactgTTTAATGTGTCTGTTAGAAATAATTTGCTAGATGCTAGTATTGCTCAGCCACGTGTCAGTATGGTTGTAATTTTCCTACACAGAAAATTCCCGATATGTGGAGAAGTCAAATTAAATTGATTGAAATTTACACCCAGACAGCAACTCCCTGAACATGCTCTGGTAAGAGCATGTACTTCAGATTCTGCCAAAACTAGGAAATGCTGGTGGGAGAATCAATAACATGCCTAGAATTCCCTCATTTCATAGACAATACTGTTCACAAAGGAAAAGCATAAATTTGTAGTAATGCTgaactgcaaatgaaaataaaatcgTAGAGTACACACGGAAATTCACATATCCTTGCTGATGAAATACACTAATAGATTTTTGGAAGAGACTGGGACAGTTAGGGACTTGGATAGCAGCCTTCTGCATACTCAGGCTGGTGCTCCAGATCATCTCCTCCCATAACTGCTCATAAACAAGGCAgaaaggaggagggagctgtgaGAGCAAGCTGTGAGAAACCTCTCCCACAAGCTGCTCATGAGAAGCTTCGAGGCTCAGGCTGCTCATGAGATAAACCATGGTGCAACATGCCACACAAACCAAAGCGTACAGGGGATTAAAATAAAGTGCTCTCTTCCGCCTCTGAAGAGTTTTAACCAGAGTTTGGAGTCTCAAGTTAGGCTTGAAACCAGCATGATTCCCTAGGCAGGATCTCAAAGGAAGCATCAGTCAGCCCTTTGAGATGTGAATTACTGccagctggagaagcagaagatAAATTATATATTCTAGACccaaggaaaaagagagaaatcatGAATATGATCACTAGTCCTATTTtccaaaatcaaaacagatttCTGATTGTTTTCACATCAAACAGTACTATTAGCACAGATAGTATTCTCTCCTATATATATCATTCAAATTTTATCATTCAATGCATATATAAAAACCATAGTAACAAAGCATGATCCAAGTAAAGtcagaataaaatattgtaTTATTTCTAGGCAAATGCATAACACTGAAAACTCTGACTGTGCTTTGTAAGAAacacaaggaggaaaaataactCTACTGACTCATTAGAAGTTTtgtaaatcttaaaaataaatacatttaatataaCAATGTGTTTTACTAGAGGAAGAAAATCCATGCTTTTCTTTGCATTCTTTCTCTGGCTAAGAAACTTTTTACTCCAAATTCTCTCCATGAAAAAGTATTTCTAGTGGTGGTAGTGTTTTCTCACAGAAACAATGAGTTTCAGCCTCAaactattgattttttttttccttttacaaagAAATTGAGATATCACATCAAATTGATCTTACACTCTTTTGTTCTACCAATATGATTTTTGAGTTCCAGCTAATAATACTAGTGTCATAGCTTCCCTAGTTTTGTAAGACCTCCTTCAGCAAATTGAGGCTAGATAATAAAAACCAgctctaaaaatattaaatctaAAAATAAGCAATCATGGTTATCATGTGTTGGATAAAGCCTCCCTAGAGTTtataattttattcctttcattttaGAGCACCTGCATTTGTTCATTGGCTTGCAACCAGGCCTCTGTCAGAGAAGATTACCAGAAAGAGCCTCTCATTATTGTTCTCTTGGAAGACTGTCACTAGAAGCTTAAAAAAAGCTTATTTAGTCCTAGCTGTGGCAGGGTGGTTTAAGTCAGAACTAACTGCAAGGTCTATAAAAGTGCATCACAACTGCCTGTGTGCTTTAATAGTATATTTCTGCTCACCTGTTGCATCAAACTGTGCAGACTGCTTTGGAGGCTGCTTCCATGAAATCTTTTccattcttctctttccctATTTAATGAGGCCCCTTATCCTAACTACTCTGAGTGAGGCTTCAAGGCATGAAAATAAACTGTTCCCAGGTGATAAGTGCTGCTGCAAAGTCATGATATAGGCTTAAGTCCTGTTATAGTCCTCCAAAACCaaataggagagaaaaatatgagaGCTAGAGAAATAGTGATAGAAGTCTGATATCCCTGACTGCTCACACACATTGAAGGGTTATGGTTTATGACATGGATGGCAGGACAGAGGTGAATTCAAACATCCAGGCACGTGATGCATAAAGGCAAAAGAAACCATGTGAGTTACTGCAGTGGAGGTATTGTGCAGTTCCTACAATCACCATAAATGGGCTCAAACAGCTAATTCAAAATATAAGGTAATTTAGGATAAGGTGATTCTACAGTTCAGAGAAGCAAATGCCAGCGTATTTACATGTTGTGCTTATCAAGGACATATAATGATCAGTAATGATGCAGAAATTCTGATGTGTTCAGTAACATTGATATCTACTCGTATATATTTGAGTATTCTCCAGCCTTAggggaaatgaaaacaaagaatattacccactgaggaaaagaaaatttggcACCAAGATACCCATGTGTTAACACAATAGAGAATGTTGTAGAGAAGAATGACTTGGACAATGTTCTTAGTGTGCCTGATCAAgcacacacaaagaaaataccACAGATGTTTGACAGAGAAAAGTACTAATTTACTGTCCCTGCTCCAACTCACAcccctgccaaaaaaaaaaagacacccCAACACTGTAAGAGATAATTTTGCACACACTTTATGGTCTCAACAGAGTTCTAACTTTCTTCTAAATACTGCCAGCACCAGATATAAAGTGCATAGCAATGGAAACTTTCTGAATATCTCTTTTagtggttttaaatttttttccttgtgatttttttgctgtgaggGCAGGTGTTGGAAAGACACATctataaaatgtattaaatcCAGTACCAAGAACATACACAAGAAAATCAGGAGGCATAACATTAAAAACCAGTAAAGGATATGTGTATTCTGAAAATATACGCTTGGGCTCAACTACACAGCGTAGCAATGAGTTCCATAACTTTGCCTTATTCAGGAATTATATTTACctacatatacatatatatatatatatatatatatatatatgcatatatatatatatatatataaggtGCATCCACAGTATAGTAGAAAGGAATTCATAATAATTCAGAAGGATGAAGCTATTGTGCTTTGCTATCTCTCCTGATAAAGAAACTTGAAGACATTATTTCCTGGCAGTTTATGTTGGAGCCCCAGGTATATTGGggaatttttcttcctgcacTCCAGAAAGACTTATTCTTAGAGATTAACTCCTAGGGTGGAAAGTCCATTAGTTTTACTTAGATGGTTTTTACCATATCTTTTTCATACTTTGAAGATTACTCCTAGTACACAAAAAGTTTAAAAGAGCAGTAACTGCTACCTGGGAAGAAATATTTGGATTGGCATTGATATATATGTGGATATTTATagaatacatatattttatgaaATCATGCACTTGTATTAGGTGAATTTTTTGACCTGAAATTGGTTATCCCCTAGCACAGCTGTAAGTGTTCACCAATACTTGCAATTCACATTACAGACTAATGTCAACAATTATATATCCAGCTATAATTTTTTCAGGATGAGAAAATATGCTCAGTAATTGTTTTCTGCAAGAGTTCAGGCTCAAGTACTATGCTTCTATTCTTTGGAGGCCATAAACTGACATATGAAGGTTTTACAGGGAACCACAGGGGAGTTACAGGGAAATCCCAGCAAAAGGGGATCTCTTCTAAAGGGTTGATTTCATCATCGCCTCAAAGGGTCTTTATAATGCATCTGTCAATTTTTCACAAAACAGCCAATTATGTAAAGATTATCTGTTCccagttttttgttttctgatgatGCCTGCCAGGGGAATGGCAGCAGTTTCTTCAATCTTTTCCAAGATAGTCTTGAGGGGCTTGTTTACTATCTCTCTATGACtctgattaaaataaattacaaataatttcCAATGCATGGGAGAGCCCTAAATActtgttaaaaaattaaatgttctgGAAAATATTATAATGGCATGTTCATGCAAAAGCACATAGCGATTTGAAAGACAGCATGGATATACtaatttcatatttaatgaAGTTTTGAAAGTAATGATACAATTTTCTGGCTGCAATGTGGCAATTAGGGAATTTACTGTTAGCCCACAAAGAGCCATCCTGAGGCAAATATTCTTTCCCTAGGATAAGATTCActccagaatttattttaagatgACATTAACTAAAGCTGAAAGTACAGAATCATcacagatataaaaatatattcaatgAATTTGGTCTGTTTTGAAAATTGAAGAAGAGGGGGAAATATTTAGTAAAGAAGATGGGTTTTGCAAGCCAGTATCTTATGAAATTATGTACatacttttatatataaaaatctcTACATTTCCAAACAAAGCTAAATGCCAGAATGATTAAAGGCAAATCATCAGAACAACAGtctctttaaaattttaaagacatgaaaataatgaggcaaaaaaatcccattagaTTTGgcaaatttttatattttttaaatttgtgagTAAGAAATATCATAATTGCTAAATTACAGAATACAGGAGCACTGATCTGGTTGTGAACATGAATGTCACAGTCAGATGGAGAGGAGAGATATTTTAGGTACACAAGTAAGAATTCAGATCACTGTAGACAGCATATCCTCAAGTGCCAGAAGTaggaaagaaaagcttaaaTAGTGAGTCATGCCCCCAGTAATCCTGATCCTACTGTGTGACCCTTATGCTGAGAATACAAAACGTCAAGAATGTGCTTTAGCCTTGAAAACAGATGAGAAACCAGTCACTTGTCATGCAGTTGTTTCAAatttttcctgcagagaaaatgaaCAGCCAATACATGCGCCATGAAGTGCGGGGTTGTGAAACCAGTGACCTGAGGAACTTCTGGGAAAAGACCATTGAACAACAAACTCAGtatctgcaaaatgaaaaagaacGTCAGCGAAGAAGTGCTCTGACAAAGTGGGTAATCTGCATCCAGAAAGGTTACTTGAGTTTGCATTGTAATTGTTTTTGTTAAAGTAATACTTATACTTAAGCCATGCAATGAAGTCTGAAAGTAATTTAGATTTAtagaaatctgaaaaaagcTCCCCAAAGTAGGATGTAATGCTAATGTGTGTAACTATGACTTCATATGATAGATAATAATTCACTCATGTTCCATAAATGTTCCAAAGCATAGAACTTTCCGAAATTACCAGGACAATATGTAAGAGCACAGACTTGTCTTGAACATAAAGGATACTCTTCAGATCAAAGCTAGCACAGATATGTACCTGACCCACATTCTTTCTCTGCGGCCTTGCTTTCACAACAAAATAGTTATAAGTATTTAAGATTGTTTAATTTGTGCATGGTGAATCCATTATAAAGCAGATGGCCCAAGCATACTGACTAAGTTCATAGTCGTATCTACCTTGCTCAGCCACATTCCCCTTGATCAGTCTGTGAGAAAGAGCAGTCTGCAGCAATATCAGCACGGTTTTACTTTACATCAACTCTCCATAAGCTGAAGGCACATGCAAGATATATacttttgttatttattatattttgtcTTGACATCATCCAGTGAGAAAGCAATTTTCCCAGAGCCTTCCTCATAGCCCTCTTTGCATTGATTCTTGAAAAATTAAGAGCAAGAACATCCTTACATTATTAACCCTGGATGAAAGAACACTAGAAGTAGTCTCCAGtatgttttttctgtttgtgagTAACCTTATCTCAATGAAACAACTCCTCAGTTGGGAAATTCCTCCCCTTTCTATTTGAGTAAGCCTTTCTGTGGTACCTAGATACTATcaacaagaaaataaagggCCACATATTACTGAAAACTACCTGCTATGGGTCTAACAAGCTTCAGCATGTGCAGTGTCTCCAGTGAGCAGgacagaggaggaggcaggCTGGGGAGTGCTGGGTGATGTGACCCAGCAGATGGCAGCAGGCAATCTCCAGTGTAGGGGACAAGCCACTCTGGCACGCAGCACTTGAGAGAGGGCACGCTGTAGATGAAGATGAACCACAAAGCTCAGGTGATCCCTCACTGGGACTCAAGAGCTTGTCCTGAAGTTCCATCCAGAAAAGAGCTCTAAAGAGGTAGGGAAATTTACATGACAATTGGGAAAAAGCACCAAAGGATATCCTCAGTGGAAAAGATGAAGTGTGTAAATCCATTCCATGTAAAATTATGGGGACAAGCTGATCCATGTTTCTGTCCGTAGGCTCAGAAATGAATGGATGGAGAGGCTGGAAAAACGGATAAAGATGTTGAGGACCCAATCTGAAGACCCACCCAGCTGAAGAGCCCACAGTCTTTACACGTTTGGGggataaaaaaatctgttttgtagGAAAGCGTGATGCAAAAGCTGAAGTCAGTTTTACTTTGTAGCTTAAATGAGCTATAATTAATTAGCTGTCATTGTTAAAAGTTTCATATGTGAAATGccaatttttgcttttaagatTATGCATCTGTCCCTTCATTTGATAAATGGAGAATGTAGCACTCTGAAGTATTTAACCCTAATAAATCATGGTTCACTGAGATGTAGATGCCTCGGAAAAGAGTTTAGTtacacagctgtgctctgcagaagcACTTCCTCAGTATTTTAGGTTTCTGTATAGATTGACTGTAATATACCGAATTTTGATGATTTAACGAATaatagatattttaattttttactcaACACAGCCCGATGTTGACTAAGGAATATGGGACATGGACAATGCCACCACATCCCACAACACTACTGAAGCCCAAACTGGTGGGAGCTACAGATCCTAGCTGCCATGTTAGAAGTTACCTGTGAAGTTGTTACCATATATGTGTTGATAAACAGTCTCTGTGAGATACCTACAAGAGCTGATAAACCCACATTAACTTCATCAGCCCATACTGGCTCATTTGATACACTCTTATCACCATTGGTAGAACAACTTTAAACTCTGACACTGTTTCTGGTACCTGACCTGGCTTGTCTAGAGGTGGATTGATACCTCTGTAGCTTGGTGCACTTTCACAGCTGTCTGTCATCATGAGTGACAAGCATGCTTTTTCTTCTAGGACTTTTTCCCTCTAAGACcaagtatttatatttattcctTGAAGGCCAGTACTTTCAGAATCTAACAGTTTTCCTCTCATTAGtcaaaaatgtttcttgttACTTTCCTAATGCTCCATTAGGAAATGTGCCATTTCCTTCAACAATAGGCTGGTGTAATCAAATCACTTCCTTTTTAAGGTGACTGCTTTGTTGCCACCAAATTATTAGGGTAATGTACTGCAAGATGGGTTGTTTTGAGCATGCTAAAAACTCTTTCCTGAATCGCTTAACCTTTTAGCCTGTTTTTATAAGACTGCTTCACTACCACTCTGGTAATTCATATTGTTTCAAAGTAAAGAAGATTTGAATTGCCAGTGAGGCAAGAAGAGAAGAATAGAAAGGTTTAGacttctaaaatatttagaaaatctGCTCTtcttaaatcaaaataaaaatatgaagtgTTATTTTCCCCCTCTTTATCTATCACcttttaaatctgcttttatgCATCCCAAGGCCAGACAAAATTTATTATGTGAATTTAAACACATAGATAATGTTTGGAAAGCCTGACAAATTCTT
Above is a window of Oenanthe melanoleuca isolate GR-GAL-2019-014 chromosome Z, OMel1.0, whole genome shotgun sequence DNA encoding:
- the LOC130265146 gene encoding protein FAM240B-like, yielding MNSQYMRHEVRGCETSDLRNFWEKTIEQQTQYLQNEKERQRRSALTKLRNEWMERLEKRIKMLRTQSEDPPS